The Syntrophaceae bacterium genome contains a region encoding:
- a CDS encoding TIGR00341 family protein, whose amino-acid sequence MLTLANLIALSGLLINSAPVIIGAMLISPLMGPMLSFGFSFITGDKVIWNKSLKKLIISVVVSVVIAGIATYLSPLTEITNEILSRTTPNLYDLLIAFLAGTAGAAAICTKKGYLTVVPGVAIATAVIPPLSVTGFGIGIGNIYVASGGFFLFFTNFVAIVITSCSVFYFYGFRPILTNNLDKEQLKKRIIFLALVLFLISIPLIYTLAQTISEVKLKQDIQTILKKSFDRDEFSRLSTFSYYKQEDGTLEINAVVDTVNYLKDADVMPAEKILSDSLKRNVRFNLDQVKVLRGGLKKEISKPSLPKIIPPVPAQDLVKRSREDLLAAIRPSIAKVEMMLSPSRVIDFSMGYHDKGQQVTVLLKVKRDVSISAEETLWLQKVFSSDLKAPVSLSIETVPFIQPQIFHAGEANISDSMKQSVVILKDIYGRNNEINILVESGAESAFPYHKRIALARKRADIMAEFLISDCNIPSAKIRIRILPAAVKKPFVKISVLTTAPS is encoded by the coding sequence ATGCTTACCTTGGCCAATCTGATAGCACTCAGCGGTCTGCTTATAAACAGTGCCCCCGTCATTATCGGAGCCATGCTTATATCTCCTCTTATGGGGCCGATGCTGAGCTTCGGTTTTTCTTTTATTACCGGAGATAAGGTTATATGGAATAAATCTCTTAAGAAGCTTATTATTAGTGTCGTCGTTTCAGTCGTGATCGCCGGCATCGCAACCTATCTTTCTCCCCTCACCGAAATTACAAATGAAATTCTATCAAGGACTACCCCTAATCTTTACGATCTTCTCATTGCTTTCCTTGCCGGCACAGCGGGTGCAGCCGCCATCTGTACCAAGAAGGGTTATCTAACCGTCGTACCGGGGGTTGCCATTGCAACCGCCGTGATTCCTCCTCTCAGTGTTACAGGGTTCGGAATCGGGATCGGAAATATTTATGTTGCATCGGGAGGATTTTTTCTCTTTTTTACAAATTTTGTTGCAATTGTCATTACCAGCTGTTCCGTTTTCTATTTTTATGGATTCAGGCCGATTCTTACAAACAATCTCGATAAGGAACAGCTTAAAAAAAGGATTATCTTTCTTGCCCTTGTTCTATTTCTAATATCCATTCCGCTCATCTATACGCTGGCTCAAACCATTTCAGAGGTCAAATTAAAACAGGATATACAAACAATATTAAAAAAATCATTTGATAGGGATGAGTTCTCAAGACTATCGACTTTCAGTTATTACAAACAGGAAGATGGCACGCTGGAAATCAATGCCGTTGTTGATACGGTAAATTATTTAAAAGACGCGGATGTCATGCCGGCAGAAAAGATCCTGTCGGACAGCCTTAAACGGAATGTGAGGTTTAACCTGGATCAGGTTAAAGTCTTGCGTGGGGGACTCAAGAAGGAAATCAGCAAGCCATCCTTACCGAAAATCATACCGCCGGTGCCGGCCCAGGACCTGGTAAAGAGATCCAGAGAGGATCTTCTCGCGGCGATCAGGCCATCCATTGCCAAGGTTGAAATGATGTTGTCACCCTCACGAGTAATCGACTTTTCGATGGGCTATCATGACAAGGGGCAGCAGGTGACCGTTTTACTGAAAGTCAAGAGAGACGTCTCAATAAGTGCGGAAGAGACACTTTGGCTCCAGAAAGTATTTAGTTCCGATCTCAAAGCTCCCGTTTCTCTCTCAATAGAAACAGTCCCTTTTATTCAGCCGCAGATTTTTCACGCGGGGGAAGCGAACATATCGGATTCAATGAAGCAATCCGTCGTGATCCTGAAGGATATCTACGGCCGGAACAATGAAATCAATATTCTTGTTGAGAGCGGCGCAGAATCTGCATTCCCATATCATAAAAGAATCGCGCTGGCCCGGAAACGCGCCGATATTATGGCTGAGTTTTTAATATCGGACTGTAATATTCCATCAGCAAAAATTAGAATCAGAATATTACCTGCGGCCGTGAAAAAACCTTTTGTCAAGATTTCTGTTCTTACTACTGCACCTTCATAG
- a CDS encoding zinc-dependent peptidase, with protein sequence MFRWLVERQRRKLTEAPFPSAWEEIIRQNVAHYCMLEDAERAHLRALVQVFIAEKNWAGAGGLDLTDEIRVTISAQACLLLLGLPHNYYRNVDTIVVYPSTVVAPRHRPGFFETALAPVEPEQAIIGQAFRQGPVIIIWDAALHGGRHPELGHNVVYHEFAHKLDMLSGAADGTPPLWDRAEYRDWVQTCSHEYLRLRSDVEKGRKSFLNSYGATSEAEFFAVATEQFFDQPRLMIEHAPELYRVLREYYRQDPSTRTSRNRCLEKG encoded by the coding sequence ATGTTTCGCTGGCTGGTCGAACGTCAACGACGGAAACTCACCGAAGCCCCTTTCCCATCCGCATGGGAAGAAATCATCCGGCAGAATGTCGCCCATTACTGCATGCTGGAGGATGCCGAGCGGGCGCATCTGCGCGCACTGGTTCAAGTGTTCATCGCGGAAAAGAATTGGGCAGGCGCCGGCGGTCTGGACCTGACCGACGAAATCCGTGTGACGATCTCTGCCCAGGCATGCCTGCTCCTTCTGGGCCTGCCCCACAACTATTACCGCAATGTGGACACCATCGTCGTCTATCCGTCTACCGTCGTTGCACCCCGGCACAGGCCCGGATTCTTTGAAACGGCGCTCGCACCGGTGGAGCCGGAACAGGCCATTATCGGACAGGCGTTTCGGCAGGGACCCGTTATCATTATCTGGGATGCCGCCCTCCATGGCGGACGCCATCCGGAACTGGGCCACAATGTCGTTTATCACGAATTCGCCCACAAACTGGACATGCTGAGCGGCGCGGCCGACGGCACGCCCCCGCTTTGGGACCGGGCAGAGTACAGGGATTGGGTCCAGACCTGTTCACACGAATATTTACGTCTCCGGAGCGATGTCGAAAAGGGAAGGAAATCGTTCCTCAATTCCTACGGCGCAACGAGTGAAGCGGAGTTTTTCGCCGTTGCCACGGAACAATTCTTTGATCAGCCGCGCTTGATGATCGAGCATGCACCGGAGCTCTATCGCGTCCTGCGGGAATACTACCGTCAGGATCCCTCGACCCGGACGTCCAGGAATCGGTGCCTTGAAAAGGGTTGA
- a CDS encoding isovaleryl-CoA dehydrogenase (catalyzes the formation of 3-methylbut-2-enoyl CoA from 3-methylbutanoyl CoA), producing MNGIVFPEKYGGAALGYVETLLVYETIARVSNALSMTVGASQTLCFDNFRRNASEAQREYVLPKACTGEWIGCLGITEPNAGSDAMSMATKAEKKGDKYIINGSKIFITNGPVAQFMTFYAKTNPAAGPKGISAFCFEFDKVKGCKVEKIKKWGMRTSPTALITFEDMELPAENLIGGENKGVAILTSGLCTERITLSGCTLGGQRTCLELSLKYAKERVQFGKPIASFQTIQEKLANMYCGYKAGKWLAYSAAAYCDTLENKSGGKGTDLDRMAAASLLYTGEMGTKIGLDAIQIHGGYGYCTEYAISRHFLDQKLWEIGAGTSEIRRMIIARELMRDDFKSGL from the coding sequence GTGAACGGAATCGTTTTCCCCGAGAAGTACGGCGGCGCCGCCCTCGGCTACGTGGAAACCCTGCTCGTTTACGAGACCATCGCCCGCGTCAGCAACGCCCTCTCCATGACGGTCGGCGCGAGCCAGACCCTCTGCTTCGACAATTTCCGCCGGAACGCCTCGGAAGCGCAGCGGGAATACGTCCTCCCGAAGGCCTGCACGGGCGAGTGGATCGGCTGCCTCGGCATCACCGAGCCCAACGCCGGTTCGGACGCCATGTCCATGGCCACCAAGGCCGAGAAGAAGGGTGACAAGTACATCATCAACGGCTCCAAGATCTTCATCACCAACGGCCCCGTCGCCCAGTTCATGACCTTCTACGCCAAGACCAATCCCGCCGCCGGCCCCAAGGGCATCAGCGCCTTCTGCTTCGAGTTCGACAAGGTGAAGGGCTGCAAGGTCGAGAAGATCAAGAAGTGGGGCATGAGGACCTCCCCCACCGCTCTGATCACCTTCGAGGACATGGAACTTCCCGCGGAGAACCTGATCGGCGGCGAGAACAAGGGCGTCGCGATCCTCACGAGCGGTCTGTGCACCGAGCGCATCACGCTGTCGGGCTGCACCCTGGGCGGCCAGAGGACCTGCCTGGAGCTCAGCCTGAAGTATGCGAAGGAAAGAGTGCAGTTCGGCAAGCCCATCGCTTCCTTCCAGACGATCCAGGAGAAGCTGGCGAACATGTACTGCGGCTACAAAGCCGGCAAGTGGCTGGCCTACAGCGCCGCCGCCTACTGCGACACGCTGGAGAACAAGTCCGGCGGCAAGGGAACGGACCTCGACCGGATGGCCGCGGCGTCCCTGCTGTACACGGGCGAGATGGGCACCAAGATCGGCCTCGATGCGATCCAGATCCACGGCGGTTACGGCTACTGCACCGAGTACGCCATTTCCCGTCACTTCCTGGATCAGAAACTGTGGGAGATCGGCGCCGGTACGTCGGAAATCCGCCGCATGATCATCGCCCGCGAGCTGATGCGCGACGACTTCAAGAGCGGTCTGTAA
- a CDS encoding PAS domain S-box protein — protein MFGGMEDGDCRFDAYPVNEGILMTHLDGKKNESAEEIAALKRRIRELEKADEDRRLAENALRESEERFRTLVEHASDIVFRTDTRGYFTFINPETLRVAGYSEEEIVGMPFSALIRPDALDRVTRHFGIQYVKEISNTYLEYPIVRKDGRDLWLGQNTQLLFQEGEAIAFQAVARDITDRRHAEDALRDSERQYRLLAENSTDVIWTMTLDGRFTYVSPSVKALSGYTPEEVMEIPFHQYVVESYVEPAMTELAAQLAMSPADRARSMTLEIQQYCKDGSVKDIEITACWLFDENGNPVGVQGSTRDITDRKKIEEQYRILAELFELSPLAIAVHDLEGRFLYANQRLLELHGYTREESEGLRVQMLDTPESAALIEDRVREVMTTGEARFDVEHLRRDGTRFPMEAIAKAAKWGGKDVVLSVATDITERKRMEEALRENEEQYRLVVENAEEAISIAQEGRHCFINRRAVEIIGRPREEILDTPFLDYVHPDDRKMIAERYRKRMKDEHVPSVYTFRLLAGNGSVKWIEIHVTPISWLGQPATLNFFNDITDRKQAEDALRESETRYQAFFETTGATMLIVEDDMTISLANKRFEGLTGYRREEVEGNRKWTEFVEKEDLENMVARHRLRRTNSDDVEKSYEFRLRHRDGSVKHILLTVGLIPGTKQSVASLIDITDQRNADEERRRLEERLQHADKMEAIGTLAGGIAHDFNNLLMGIQGYASLTLLDLDPSHPHYERLKRIEEQVQSGTDLTRQLLGFARGGRYEVKPTDMNEIVKKTSSMFGRTKKEIAVHRKYDRKLWSVEAERGQMEQIFMNLYVNAWQAMPGGGEIFLATENVIVDEADAQLLSVIPGKYVKITITDTGTGMDAKTRERIFDPFFTTKAMGRGTGLGLAMVYGIVKGHGGMIHVESEPGLGSTFTILLPASEKEVVTEARESGTIAKGKETILLVDDEGTVAEVTGELLTSLGYSVYKVGSGQEAIAVYTMKRKEIDLVILDMIMPGLSGGETFDRLKEIDPEVKVLLSSGYSIDGEAKTIMERGCNGFLQKPFHLEQLSSKLREVLD, from the coding sequence TTGTTCGGGGGTATGGAGGACGGCGACTGCCGATTCGATGCATATCCGGTGAATGAAGGGATTCTCATGACCCATCTGGACGGGAAAAAGAACGAGTCGGCAGAGGAAATCGCCGCGCTGAAGCGGCGAATCCGGGAGCTGGAAAAGGCGGATGAAGATCGCCGGCTGGCCGAGAATGCCCTGCGGGAGAGCGAGGAGCGATTCCGTACGCTTGTTGAGCATGCAAGCGACATCGTCTTCCGGACCGATACCAGGGGATACTTCACCTTTATAAACCCGGAGACGCTGCGGGTTGCCGGATACAGTGAAGAAGAAATCGTGGGAATGCCTTTCTCGGCCCTGATCCGGCCGGATGCACTCGACAGGGTGACCCGTCATTTTGGGATCCAGTATGTCAAGGAAATCTCCAACACGTATCTTGAGTACCCCATTGTCAGGAAAGACGGCCGGGACCTCTGGCTCGGGCAGAACACGCAGCTTCTCTTTCAGGAGGGAGAAGCCATCGCCTTTCAGGCCGTGGCCCGGGATATCACCGACCGGAGGCATGCGGAGGATGCCCTGCGGGATAGCGAGCGGCAGTACCGCCTCCTCGCCGAAAATTCGACCGACGTGATCTGGACCATGACGCTGGACGGCCGCTTCACCTATGTCAGCCCTTCCGTCAAGGCGCTCAGCGGCTACACGCCCGAGGAGGTCATGGAGATTCCCTTCCACCAATACGTGGTGGAATCCTACGTCGAGCCGGCCATGACCGAACTGGCCGCGCAGCTGGCAATGTCCCCGGCGGATCGCGCCCGGTCCATGACGCTGGAGATCCAGCAGTACTGCAAGGACGGGTCGGTCAAGGACATCGAGATCACCGCCTGCTGGCTGTTCGACGAAAACGGAAACCCGGTCGGGGTGCAGGGAAGCACGCGGGACATCACGGACCGGAAAAAGATCGAGGAGCAGTACCGCATCCTGGCCGAGCTTTTTGAACTCTCGCCCCTCGCGATCGCCGTGCACGACCTGGAGGGCAGGTTTCTTTACGCCAACCAGCGACTGCTGGAGCTCCACGGCTATACCCGGGAGGAGTCCGAAGGCCTGAGGGTCCAGATGCTCGACACGCCGGAGAGCGCAGCCCTTATTGAGGATAGGGTTCGGGAGGTCATGACGACCGGGGAAGCGCGGTTTGATGTGGAACATCTCCGCAGGGACGGCACGCGCTTTCCCATGGAGGCCATCGCCAAGGCGGCGAAATGGGGGGGGAAGGACGTCGTGCTCAGCGTGGCCACCGACATCACCGAACGCAAACGCATGGAAGAGGCGCTGCGGGAAAACGAGGAGCAGTATCGCTTAGTCGTGGAGAACGCGGAGGAGGCCATCTCGATTGCCCAGGAGGGCCGGCATTGTTTTATCAATCGCCGCGCCGTGGAAATCATCGGCCGCCCCAGGGAAGAAATACTGGACACGCCTTTCCTGGATTATGTTCACCCCGACGACCGGAAGATGATCGCGGAGCGATACAGGAAAAGGATGAAAGATGAGCATGTTCCCAGCGTATACACCTTCAGGCTCCTTGCCGGGAATGGATCGGTCAAGTGGATCGAGATTCATGTGACGCCGATCTCATGGCTGGGTCAGCCAGCCACCCTGAATTTCTTCAACGACATCACGGACCGCAAGCAGGCGGAGGACGCCCTGCGCGAGTCGGAAACCCGCTATCAGGCCTTTTTCGAGACGACGGGGGCCACCATGCTGATCGTCGAGGATGACATGACCATCTCCCTGGCGAACAAACGCTTCGAGGGCCTGACGGGCTACCGGCGGGAGGAGGTGGAGGGAAATAGGAAATGGACGGAGTTTGTCGAGAAGGAAGACCTGGAGAATATGGTCGCCCGACACAGGCTGCGGCGGACGAATTCAGATGACGTGGAAAAAAGCTACGAATTCCGGCTGCGACACAGGGACGGCTCCGTGAAGCATATTCTCCTGACGGTCGGCCTGATCCCGGGGACGAAACAGAGCGTCGCCTCGCTCATCGACATCACCGATCAGCGGAACGCCGACGAGGAGAGGCGGAGGCTGGAGGAGCGCCTGCAGCACGCCGACAAGATGGAGGCCATCGGCACGCTGGCCGGCGGCATCGCCCACGACTTCAACAACCTCCTCATGGGCATCCAGGGCTACGCCTCACTGACGCTCCTGGATCTGGATCCATCCCATCCCCATTACGAAAGGCTCAAGCGGATCGAGGAGCAGGTGCAGAGCGGCACGGACCTGACCCGGCAGCTCCTGGGCTTTGCCCGCGGGGGACGGTACGAAGTGAAGCCCACCGATATGAACGAGATCGTGAAGAAGACCTCCTCCATGTTCGGTCGGACCAAAAAGGAGATCGCCGTCCATCGGAAATATGACAGGAAGCTGTGGAGCGTCGAAGCCGAACGCGGCCAGATGGAGCAGATCTTCATGAACCTGTACGTGAACGCCTGGCAGGCCATGCCGGGAGGCGGGGAGATCTTTCTGGCAACGGAAAACGTCATCGTGGACGAGGCGGACGCACAGCTCCTGTCCGTCATTCCCGGAAAATACGTAAAAATCACGATCACCGACACCGGCACGGGGATGGATGCCAAGACGAGGGAGCGGATCTTCGATCCCTTCTTCACAACCAAGGCGATGGGAAGGGGAACGGGCCTCGGACTGGCGATGGTCTATGGAATCGTCAAGGGGCACGGGGGCATGATCCACGTGGAGAGCGAGCCGGGCCTGGGATCGACCTTCACGATTCTCCTGCCCGCATCGGAGAAAGAAGTTGTGACGGAGGCAAGAGAGTCCGGGACCATCGCGAAAGGAAAGGAGACGATCCTGCTGGTGGATGACGAAGGGACGGTCGCCGAGGTAACCGGCGAACTGCTGACTTCTCTGGGCTACAGCGTTTATAAGGTCGGAAGCGGCCAGGAGGCGATTGCCGTCTATACGATGAAAAGAAAAGAGATCGACCTGGTGATCCTGGACATGATCATGCCGGGTTTATCGGGAGGGGAGACCTTCGATCGCCTCAAGGAGATCGATCCGGAGGTCAAGGTCCTTCTGTCCAGCGGCTACAGCATCGACGGGGAAGCCAAAACCATTATGGAGCGAGGCTGCAACGGCTTCCTCCAGAAGCCCTTTCATCTCGAGCAACTCTCCAGCAAGCTAAGGGAGGTACTGGACTGA